gagtataccaaaggtgTTTGtgtatcaaagatatgtttgtatgaatgtatacaattaagctcaagaaaactttgttttatactttgataacaaaacttatgaaagcatgtgcaataggcaataatgataagcgaaagctaaagaacacttgcacacaagatatataatgGTTCGGCACCccacctactccactacctttaAGCTtgcccacttgaaggatttttcaattccaatcactttttactagtgatcaaccataACAAAGGTTTTATCacagttcaccctaaaaccttacaaagtgagttttttaTGGGCTTAACTCAAACTTAGCACCAAATGAGTTTTTATGGGCTTAACTCAGACcttacaccaaatgagttttaaggctaaactcaaacctttgacacaatgagtttttggctcaactcaaacctttacaccacaatgagttttaggctaaactcaaaccttataacattaataagataaatgaaACTTATCTTTACAACCTATTAGAAGTTATAACAATAGAATGCCTTACCAAATGGCTGTACAAATATCTTGGTTTGAGAGATGAGAGCTTGAAAGATGATACTTTGAATTTCAGCTTGCTTTTCCTTtttacaccacaatgcacatctagGAATGGATGAATGGATCTTCCTTGAAAGCTTTGTCAAGAAGGATTTAgatcacttgtgcttgtgtgtgtatCTCTAGTGTGTGTTctcttattatttcttattgTCCCTTAAtcaatctcttcttgtcttcaaaaacttgctatttataccaagagatagaaatctggccgtttatagccgttaaagacaagacagaaaagtaaGTTTTGAAACATCAAAGAAATACActaagtttcaaaacataaacaacaggtttcgaaacatacagtcTTTTACAGCTGGACAAGCACTTAAAGATAGCATTGAGTAAGAGACAAAGTCTTATGCCCACTATGATTAATTcaaagcactcacattcaaagtcaaatttgaatctcatagcatggagaatgcattaaaaaaacatgattgagaagcttttagatagATACAAAAATGCAAAGCAAAAGCATCTCgattttgaataatctgttgacagaatgtcagaggtttcgaaacatagaatggaggttttgaaacatacttcaaaaacttgattcaaaacatatgcatctCGAATTCTTAAAATACTCTGCTTGATagagacataggtttcgaaacatgatatatatatatgttttgaaacatacctctgtggaaatgaggtttcgaaacatgacatttaggtttcgaaatatagttCAAAACCTGATTTGAAAATACATGCATTGCATAGATGTTTTGAAATAGCATACACttagaaaacattgaaaaccttttcaaaaggGTTTCGAAATATGCATAGAAATATGACAAATTTCAGAATGATAtacttgaaagcacaatccacagcataTACATCAcatcatatttatatttctttagtttaagtaaatgtctacattttcttttatttatattttactttccatttactttaatacataaatgtaaataacaaagtaccccctatttggattcaataaaaatatctagaaaatcaaaatcaaaaagtagaatttgagttttagtacaaactcaaaatttagcaatattaccacctccaaaatatatactttctatttaatgaaaaattcattaaaaatcattctaaCACCAATGAATGTAAGCTACTGAAATATCGagagatagttttccaaaataaaaatattttcttatatgtcttcttattaaggtgctaaccttccgaACTTAGTCAAAACAGGATTTTGAAatcttgatacttgaaattcatttggttttcattttcacacagtaatacttgatattgaaattgatatgtGTTGAAAACCACAATATTGACTCATGACTTATGGATTAAGcttaatatatgtttttcatcatcaaaactaatatacaaaaaggtgcaacaacagggtttcgtcataaaaccataccctaaattcaatcatGACATAGatcgatgaaaggattttactgcatggtaattgcaattgaaaagatctgtgtttttcatcattggttaggtattcatggcatgctGCTAGATGTTAACTATGATATGTagagttttagaattaatttgattaattctaaaactattaattaaagagtttaattaagaaacccatgagatgtgttaaCTGAGAAGCccatgagtttaattaatctaagaAATTCGGCCTTGATATAGTCTAAATAGAATTGGTCCTATatctagtctaatggtggacctaaggggtcacacacttagatcgagaccattccacaattaaaaagaAAGAGTTAGCCCAATGTGTTTAAGGGCTGAGCCTAAAGTGTTTAGAGTTTTTCCATGGCGTGATTAGGGTTCTTGAACTTTATTTATATGTCgcttaagaagctgaaaaaaataagaagaaaaaatttcGTTTTCTCTCTAAAGGTGTCTAGGGTTGTTAACACGATCAAGACGTTCGTGGAAAGATTGATCGTGTGGACTTGCTCTTAAATAGATGATAGTgattcaaaaatagattttctCTTAATGTACCTTTATATGGctaaaaaaatcatgaattaagaaaaataaaataatttctagtaACCTCTTGATAAATTTAcgtttcaaataaaaattttaagaactaaaactaacaataataattttacccaATTATATGAATCATAAAAATCATGAATTAAGATACACATTATTTaatctttctatttatttaattagttttacAAATTACAAGGACCTTATCACTACTGAAGAATCTAATGAATTAAACACATAAATCAAGAGGATCATTTAAGATGAATTGAAAAGAGAAAGCCTTGAAAACAAAATTTACTTGGACTTGGGACTTTCTTTGCAATTGATTATCAGACGTTAAAATGGTAGAAGAGGTTGAGCAAATGGATTTAAAATTGCAACGTAATAGGAATTGAAGAGAGGAACGGTGATAATAGAGTGGACGTGAGAAAAGTGAATTTTGTCTCCTTTTGAAAAGTTGAAAAGCTCATAAGTTGAGAAAGTGGGAAGTTAAAGACTTGAGAAGATAGGCCCAATAGAATAATAACATATGtgcttataaataaaatatcgaacacataatattatttataatatatatatttaaaaagagggtcaattctttttttttatatacaaatactaaatctattttttttccaaaattaagggGGTGAAATTACCTCAATTTTGTTATGCATCTTCGCCTTGGGGCACTATATcacttttttttgttattgtgCGCTATATTGTAGATTTGCTAATGACTCATTTGATCACATTTCGTCGTTGTTGTAGTTGTTGGAATCAAAAGTTTCCCAACATTGTTCATCACCATCGCTCACCGTCCTTGCATTGCCAAACTCCTGAAAACAACAATTGTAACTCATCGCTAACTTGTTGTCGATAGCCAATTTGTCTCTTGCAACCAATACCTCTCCAAACATTCTCAAACTTACCATTCCTTCTTGCTTTGTGTGTCTCAAAGCCGATTGAGAGCTTCACTTTTTATAGTAAATAGTTTTCGTACattcttgatcattccatatgtatggtcatatatataaatatacgaTTACATAATTACCTTGagttcttcccttttttttcatCCAATCTTCAATCTTTTTGGTTCAAATTGATCCTTGGTCACTTCAAATCAATTTTCCAATCTCATATTTGAGATTGTTACAAATTTTGGAAACATTTGAGGTGGTGGGTAGTGAGTTTtttgattaactttttaaattcgTGTCACTTTTTTGacttgtaatacccaggaaattattaagggtataaatggtatttaatAAAGGGTATAAtaggaattatcgaaagaataaggttATAGGACGCACTAACGCAGCTTTGGATGATCGAATTAGTtggagggagtaacccggaccctagaagattaagaaaaatggtatagtatcgacaaataatttgaattatgatttttagtgatgaaaaaagtgaaatcggaaacagttttcggtacagctgtcgaccgggctaagaaaatcgaatcgacataGGAGACATCCAAAAAGTTAACGGAGCATGtcaaggaccaatattttatatatagaacaacccttaagtgatttcgggttgaaataaatggatttaaggtcaaattaaTCAGTCagacttaagtgtaattttctaaatttgccaaAGGAAGgtcaaaatagtaattttttaggaatttcgaggttaaatgagatgtactaaacttgtgggacttagtGTTATATTTGGATAGTTCAGGGGCACAAGGAAAAGGGCTGAAATGTCAAAGGAAGAAGCaagggggctaaagtgcaatttagcaaaaattGCACAGTGTGAACACAACAGGGAAGTCGGTCGCCCCCTTCCACCGCACGTGGCCGCCGTTTCCGGTGATGGGACGATCCAGGGGTCGCTGGGGAAGGTGGTATCCTGCCTGGGGAGGCGTTGGGTGGTGTCCATTGGCCGGAATTGGTCAAGATATGACCAGAATTAATGGAAAAAGTGTGGAAATCTGGCCGAGATTTTTGAAGGTTTATcctcatgatttagggctattcGAGGGTGTTAAAGGCTAGATCTAGTGTCTAAGGGATAAGATCAACCAAGATTTGGAGATTTTCGGCTGAGAAAACGGGTATAAATAGGAGCAAAGTGGCCgagagttttaaaaatttggagcttcaaatcggaTGCGTTAAAGGTAGAATCGAGAAGCatggataaagggcttttcatccttgcatcaaggCTAGTGATTCTGGATAATTTCATGAGCTTTAGTGTACATTTGGAGGCTGTTCGAAGAAGCGAAGAGGTCCGCCTCGCCGGACCTGCAACTGCCGATTTGGGAGCCTTTCCgatggcctttcggcctgaaattGGTGCTGTTGGGATCAACTTTcaaagggcttcaagggggtgccCTTATTTTGGTCATCGGATGAGTCGTCGGCGGCCAGAGCTAAGGAAGAAGACGGTcacgcgtggctgcacgcgccagtcTTCACTCGCACCCATGCGCTAGGCGGGTGAGGGCTCGTGGATGAGGGCATTCTGGTAATTTCTcctccattattttttatttatttattttaggatttatcatgttgaaatagtttggaaaatatttgaggagataattattttggaattatagaggtgaaaaataggagaaaaatagagaaaattatggaaaaattaaggaaaatagattttaatgcttctctaattaaatatgatgtttaggaagtatctCTACTTGAGGTTGAGtacaagttcaagtatttggtgATTTGGCACGTAAATTGAGGTTGTGCACGAGGATCAAGGCGATCCGAATGTGTTTGAGGTGAGTGGcctgactctagttttacctttgTCTGGAAATGTTTTGGTGTGAGTGTAGTAAGTTCAGGTGAACGAATAACACAGTAGGGCACTCGAaaccagaactcgggatgctatgcttatgcattttattcttgtatatatgacatcatttgcatattgatcatgtaatatattgcatcaactgtttttacttgcaaaagaatCGGTGTAtagcgtgtgattttcatatcattgggatattgattttcgtgtcgttattgggtccgtatgggacgagATGGGGTCTTTTTGAGAATGGGACAAAGTTAATCCTAgtaaacgagtgacacggtagggcactcgagagattaagtatgtcgcggcaagctcaacccccaacggtgtgtggaaggtgtttccacgggaggttgagtatgtcaggaagatttctcaagatatACGTGTTTGCATTTGTCattttgtctgtatatgccatgctcgtatgtttgttcgtgcattatgtaaactgtttcataccgtcatttagatgttttgtcatctaacttgggttatgcccctggaacattcaatgttccagtcaaggactgctgcgagggcaaggacatggTCGGTTGAAGGTCAACGGTACTTAGATTGATAGTCATTGTAAACTTTGGAGTTTTTGGTATGTATTCCAGCGTGTGTATAAGTAGTTGTACAATaacattgttatcatttggttatttgtATTACGTATTTCATTATGGAAATGCTATGTAAGAATCACGGTGTTTAATGTTAATGTATTCGCTGCATTATGATATCtttcgtttagttgttaagattattgatcttgttaagttaaacgggcaagactggaaTTTTCGAGATCTTATGTTTGCATGTGAAGGTGGTTCATGAAGTACCGCGCGTGatgatattatttaaaaaaaaaaaaaaagattctcgaaAATACTCTTATAGTGACACGTCCGACAAGGCGGGATGTTACATGACTACTTGTAACTTCATCATTGGTCATTGAAAATCCATTTTGAGTATCGAGTTACTTTCCTCCATGTTGGTTATAAGACCCGTTGAATAGTTCAATTTGGTTTGAAACTATTTGACCAAAATTTGAGTTCAAAGTAACCTTCTCCAATTGGTTGTTGTGTCGTGGAACCTATTTTTTTGTAAACTTTTTGGGTCTGATTACTTGAAGTCTGATAGGTGAAAATGCGACATGCAAATATTATTGTGTGTTCggttatatttatttaactccCAAGTTTCCACTTGTCTTAAGCTAAGCCcatttagatttcatttaagtCCAAAATAAGCTATGTAATCAATTTATTGACTTAAAACTCGAATGACTTTTAATCCATTTGaagatttttgaaaagttaGGCTTTGCGTGTTCATCTCAATCGCATCTACAAAGCCAATATTGGGTTTGAGCTAATTTGATATGATTTGATCCAATTTTGCAATCACATTTACCTCCTTTTAACTTAGCTAAATTGGattatctttataatttttaacaaattatatatacttaGATAATTTTCTTCGCGAATTCATGTTTTAGTTCTTTTAGATTGCTTCTGTGGCTCgataattcattaaattattaCTAAGCTCCATTTTAAGtctaatttcaattaattcaaaaataatttttgatatttaaaaattcttaaaattttttaaatattacaaaaggagttcaaaattcaaatttatgatGCGTCACTTTTTGCTCTAAAGGAAGGAGAGTCATCTCTTTGGAGGGTTTGACTCTTAGAACATCATACCAAAAAATGGTTTAACAATAAGTAAGTGATAAATCAAGGATAATAAATGCTTagtaataaaaagaaatgatacattcaaaatcaaaccagAGATAAACGACCTTATagttagaaattattttagtgaaaaGGTGCAGTGATTTAGTTAATTCTTTAGGATTACCTAACCAAATAGGGAAATTTTGTTCTTTAACTAAAAAGCAAATAGGTTATGCCCCAAAACATGAAACTTGTACATAAAATTTAAGCATAAAAGGTATACATACGCTAAGGACAATGGAACCATATATAAGGGTAATTGACTTGTCAAACTTAGGTTTCGAATTAGAGACTAAAAAGGATTGGTCGACTATAGTGTTTGTCtactaataaattatttatagatttcaaGACACAAACAAAATATTCTATTAAATTTAGACGACTAATACAGTCTCATTACTTCACTAGTCGAGTACCTTTATAACTCATAATTCATagtcaaattttaattgatttgattAGTGGTAAGCAGGTAgttgattatttgtttattctttAAAGAGTAAATAAGATTTATGTCAAATTTTAGTCAAATCATCCTAATTAACTACTTACAACCTTATTTTAATCTTTAAAATAGCGGTCAACTTCCATTGACCAGTTGTTTGCACTAGTCAACTACTTGATATATTTTAACCGAGTGAATTCTTTAAGCACTTCTAAGGGATCTATAAgtacaaattattattatttttaaaatatactttaaaaatattttattatcatgaaaagcataaataaatttgtactCTTAATATCGAGTAACTGGTAAGCAGTTAAAAAATGGGATTTTCGTGGTGAGATAATGAAAGATTTTGTGTTCAGACAATGAGAGTATGAGTAAAATgtaattttgtgtatttaaagTGTTAACGTCCTTTATTAAATTTCCCCCCAAACAACTCAAAGCTCCACATCCATGCAATGGGCAATAATATGCCTGTCCACCACTCACGTATTTCACGGCAGCTGCAAGTGGCATCCATTACGTTTGCCATGACGATGATCCATTCAAATTTCAAACAACAaagcaaaatcaaaagaaaaatggtttCACACTTTCCTTGTTTcagtttaaaattattattataattttaaagaaatctaaacaaaaaatcatgtttttaatttaattaataaattacgtaatttatttaaaggttttaatattttgttatttttttaaaactgaataatattttttaaaaaatctctcCATTCTTTATTAGAAGTACGGGTGGCGGCTGCCTCTGTGGAAGCTTCTGACCGCTTCTTTTCATAAGCTTTGGCGCCTCCACGCGACAAAtctctcctcctcttcctccatGCAACCATCAATCAAACCCTACCCCTCTCTCGTGATCCATCTACTTAATTCTTTCCAATCGATTCTGAGGCAATCCGGAAGGAAAGGGTAAAAATACGTGTGTTCTTTTGTTGAATTTCATCCGTAGGACAAATGGCGGGACCAACAAGGCAGGGGATTCCTTCGTGGATTGGCGCCGCAGCTTCCAGAGTCGAGCTCGATCCCAACGTTTCCACGGCGCTTCGAGAAGAAGTAGCAGAAGAAGATTCCTCTTCTTCGTTTCCTCCTCGTTCCGGAACCGGTAACTTAACGCTACCTGATGTCGATGTCGGTTTTGCGGAGAGGGCTTTCTCTGCCGCAGGCGCCGCCGTCCTCTCTGCAGTCCTCGTCAATCCCCTCGACGTTGCCAAggtcttccccccccccccccccctcatttATCTCTTCTTCCCCATTCAATTGTTTTCGCCACTTCATAAATTCATATAACAGTTGGTGGTTATCTGAGGCAGGATTTTTCACGGTGCTTGTGAATAAGGGCCATTGTTGTGTAGATTATTCTTGTAGTGTCTTGTGGTCATACAAATTAATGGATGGCTTTTCCCTTCTTCTGTTTTTGTTATATAACTTTGGTGTCCATTCTCAtgatcatttgaattttttagggGTACAGTTTCCTCCTCATATTTTGTTGGTAGTTTTGCAGTTTCTTAATGCCTACTTAGCAGTTAGCACTccttatttcattaattttttgagAGTTCTATTCCTTCTGGAAGATGCCAATTTCATCTGCTCATAGTCCATGTAGTATTTGGGTGTTGTGTAAAAATTTGGTTCTGCAGATGAAATCATTTCATCCTAAATTAACGAATTCTGAATTTGTGTGGTTGGTTTTCCTATATTCTATGAGAGTATCCTTTATGTGTTTTCATGAGCagactttatttattttattttgatagaattCTTAAAGCAGAACTCACTCAATGGGATAaaagcttgtgattgttgttcttttattttattttcccaacTAAAACTCATATACTTCTCTGCAGATGAATGACTCTTAAATTTCCTAATTCCCATCTCCTGTAATGAACCAGTTCCTATAACAAATCAAAGGGTGCCTTATAGTTGTCTACAGTCATATGAATTGAGGGATAGATTTTCCTCCTTATGTTTACTTCATAATTTTACTTTCCATCTGGAGAGATATTTTGCTAAATGTTGCTCCTGAATGCAAGTCTAGTTTGAGCTCTGAGGGTTGCCTTTGACCTGTCATCTCGTTTATTTCCTTCTGTATTCATcctaataacttttttttagtCCAATATTGATGTAGTTGTACCATTATAAAGTTATTGTATTTCCATTGAATTTACTGACCGCTATTTGTACTTCCCAGACAAGGTTGCAAGCACAAGCTGCCGGTGTCCCTTATGAACGCCTTTGCAACATGACATGTTTTGAAATGAACACGGTATGTTTTCAGGggtttttcattttgattttcttatttGGGTGTGCTTGTAGTTTGGTGGAACAACTTAAAATGTTACATCTGTTTGgttaaaatcttgatttttttaaagatgTTGAAGGGCTTAGGAGACATAGGGAATCATTAGTGCCCTTGAGGCCATCTTttgaactttttctttttcaatgacCTGATGATAGCCATTCAACAACTATGTTAGAGTTCCAATTCATCTATCACTAATTGAATGCCCTTTCTTGTTGTTTCCATATATCTTTTGTATTAGGTGGTCAATCCAAGATGAAATAACttatatcatcatcaaaattctTCTTTGGTGTTTAATGAATAAAAATCCTTATCCTTGTTGCCATGTATTTTTTCTCTTAGATGGACAATCAAAGATGAAAGAAagtattaatgatttaattctccttttggtAACATAATCCATGTTATTTTGTGGGTAGGCCCATGCATCCTTTTGGACTAGCCTTCACTTGAAATGGCTATTAGCACCTTGGTGAATTATTCTTTGAAGAATCATCTTGCATTGCATTTAGTTTCTTGCTTCATAGGGTCAAATCATATTTATTCCCTGACTAGTAGCCTAGCATCTTGTGAATATACTTTTATAAATGATACACATCAATGGCTAATTTAGTTGTGTGTAGAAGCAACATTAGAAATGTTACCAGCAttagaaaatcaaatagataaCTGTAAgagattaattttatttatttatgtttctaAAGGTGTTCCTTAGTAATTATTGATCTTCTGTTTCTCATCCTTTTGCCACTTGCTTTTCTTACTCTGTAGCTAATCTGTTGAACctgtaattaatttatcaagGAAAACTGTTTTTGCTTCCAACAATGCTTATGTTTGTGGGAATTGGAAGTTTGATTCTAGTCCCCCAAGTTTTCTTCATTGACGAAATTCTGTCTTTGCAATTGTTTTTAGATGCTTCCAGATATGAGATGTCCTCCATCCTGCACTCGTACAGTTCATGTTGCTGAAACAGCAGGTCCTCAGGACTTTCATCGATATAGAGGGACGCTGGATGTATTTTACAAAGTTGCACGCCAGGTTAATAAAGTTGTGTGATTACTAATGCAGGTGCTCCAATTATTTGTTTCAGAGAGGCAACCCAATTGAATTTGATTGATGCTTAGGTGCTTATATGCATTAGTCTTTCCCAGTTTCACAATTTTATGCTTCAACTGTTGGAGAAATTCCTAGATAATGGCCCGTGCAGTCTGTATGGTCACTCTAATTTGGTTGTTTGTTTCTGTTGGCCAAATTGTAAACTACTGGAAATGTTTTCTGCATATTAAGTATGCCCAAACTTAAAGAGGTAGTAAATCATAGATTCTTTGGACAAGATGACTGAATATGTGCATTCACATCTTGACCATAAACTTGTGATTTTTAAAGTTCTACGTAGTGGCTCGATTTATTCTTGTAAGAAGTTGAAATGTTCTCTTAACACCTTTATCTTGGATTCTTGGTGATGTTATCGGAATGATGCAAATTCATGCATATTTTTGTGTATGGTGACACTGGTTGCCAGGTGTTTAATCAGTATGAAAATGTGCAGGAAGGTCTTGCAAGACTTTGGAGAGGCACAGGTGCAAGTTTGGCACTAGCAGTGCCAACTGTAAGTCTATATCAcaacctttttcttttccttaatttctttgGGCATAGACCCATTCGTAGATGTGGTATGAGGTTTAACTATAGAACTTATGCAAACCAGGTCGGTATCTACTTGCCTTGTTATGATATTTTGCGTAATCATATGGAAGAATTCACATCACAAAATGCCCCTAGCATTACCCCATATGTCCCCTTGGTTGCTGGCTCAGTGGCACGATCACTAGCTTGTATCACTTGTTATCCCGTTGAACTTGCAAGAACTCGTATGCAGGTATTGCCTTTTGTATATGAAGA
This window of the Diospyros lotus cultivar Yz01 chromosome 5, ASM1463336v1, whole genome shotgun sequence genome carries:
- the LOC127802561 gene encoding mitochondrial carrier protein MTM1-like isoform X1, whose amino-acid sequence is MAGPTRQGIPSWIGAAASRVELDPNVSTALREEVAEEDSSSSFPPRSGTGNLTLPDVDVGFAERAFSAAGAAVLSAVLVNPLDVAKTRLQAQAAGVPYERLCNMTCFEMNTMLPDMRCPPSCTRTVHVAETAGPQDFHRYRGTLDVFYKVARQEGLARLWRGTGASLALAVPTVGIYLPCYDILRNHMEEFTSQNAPSITPYVPLVAGSVARSLACITCYPVELARTRMQAFKEGVKPPGVWKTLAGVVPPIRSTNNLQNLQNYRILWTGLGAQLARDVPFSAICWSTLEPMRRRMLGLIGDKTSGANVVGTNFCAGFVAGTLAAAATCPLDVAKTRRQIEKDPARALTMTTKQTLVEIWRDGGIKGLFTGLGPRVARAGPSVGIVVSFYEVVKYALLHHRHSSIQ